The Shewanella pealeana ATCC 700345 genome contains the following window.
ATATACATTCGACTCTAAAGCCGAATACAGAGCTTTACCCCTTACCTGAAATTCCATACAATCGCTGCAATTCGTAAAACAAGAGGGATACTATTCCCCTTGCAGTACCGTATTCGTTAAAGAACGGAGAGACTAATGACCCAAGCTAGACATTGTGACTTACTTATTCTGGGTTCTGGCCCAGCAGGCTATACGGCCGCAGTTTATGCCGCTCGCGCAAATTTAAAGCCTGTATTGATCACTGGTATTCAACAAGGTGGACAATTAACCACCACGACTGAAGTAGAAAACTGGCCAGGAGATGCTGAAGACTTAACAGGTCCAGCATTGATGGAGCGTATGCAGAAGCACGCTGAAAAGTTTGAAACTGAGATTATTTTCGATCACATCAACGAAGTGAACCTAAATGTTCGCCCTTTCCAACTGAAAGGCGACAACGGTGAATTCACTTGTGACTCACTCATCATCTCGACTGGTGCATCAGCCATCTACCTTGGCCTAGAGTCTGAAGAAGCGTTTAAAGGCCGCGGCGTATCAGCCTGTGCGACCTGTGACGGTTTCTTCTATCGTAACCAGAAAGTTGCCGTGATCGGTGGCGGTAACACTGCCGTTGAAGAAGCACTTTACTTAAGCAACATCGCGTCTGAGGTTCATCTTATTCACCGTCGTGATAGCTTCCGCAGTGAGAAGATCTTAACTAAGCGCCTGATGGACAAAGT
Protein-coding sequences here:
- the trxB gene encoding thioredoxin-disulfide reductase; translated protein: MTQARHCDLLILGSGPAGYTAAVYAARANLKPVLITGIQQGGQLTTTTEVENWPGDAEDLTGPALMERMQKHAEKFETEIIFDHINEVNLNVRPFQLKGDNGEFTCDSLIISTGASAIYLGLESEEAFKGRGVSACATCDGFFYRNQKVAVIGGGNTAVEEALYLSNIASEVHLIHRRDSFRSEKILTKRLMDKVANGNIILHLDNTLDEVVGDQMGVTGLKMKSTKDGSIKDLEVAGVFVAIGHKPNTSMFEGQLEMNNGYIKVQSGLDGNATQTSIEGVFAAGDVMDQHYRQAITSAGTGCMAALDAERYLDAK